The proteins below are encoded in one region of Microcoleus sp. FACHB-672:
- a CDS encoding CU044_2847 family protein, with protein sequence MIINSMSQVGGEEVEIYIEVDKVPDVSKTEGFYRDTRDSPAQKTVKAVGDLFGNGLDLTRKCAVKVVESVKQMDDGTRPNEFEIQLAIKLDSEIGAAIVKASSEAQMQVTMKWTVKETPRQP encoded by the coding sequence GTGATTATCAATAGTATGAGTCAGGTTGGTGGCGAAGAAGTCGAGATTTACATTGAAGTAGATAAAGTTCCGGACGTCTCTAAGACAGAAGGTTTCTATCGGGATACGCGAGACAGCCCTGCTCAAAAAACTGTTAAAGCAGTGGGCGACTTATTTGGAAATGGCTTAGACCTCACTCGTAAATGCGCGGTTAAAGTTGTAGAGAGTGTCAAGCAAATGGATGATGGTACAAGACCGAATGAGTTTGAGATTCAACTAGCAATCAAATTGGATTCTGAAATCGGTGCAGCAATTGTTAAAGCTAGTTCCGAAGCACAGATGCAGGTCACAATGAAATGGACAGTGAAAGAAACGCCCAGACAACCCTAG
- a CDS encoding DNA cytosine methyltransferase — MNLKILDLFCGAGGAAAGYFQGFSEAGFSVDITGVDINHQPRYPFNCCQGDALEFFDRHGHEFNFLHASPPCQKHSVLKAVAGKEYPCFIEATRGRFKASGKPYCIENVVGAPLEFPITLCGLNFGIPMHGHRLFECRPIILSPPRCQTNLKTQKCGRKPEETRLLARPAGHFAGLAIYRQAMGVPWMSQSEIAQCIPPAFTRWIAGQMLNQLSNCDIYNRL, encoded by the coding sequence ATGAATCTAAAGATTCTTGACCTTTTTTGTGGGGCCGGTGGCGCAGCTGCCGGCTATTTTCAAGGCTTCTCTGAGGCCGGTTTCAGTGTAGACATTACTGGGGTTGACATTAATCACCAGCCCCGCTATCCCTTCAACTGCTGTCAGGGAGACGCGTTAGAATTCTTCGATAGACACGGGCATGAATTTAACTTTCTTCATGCGAGTCCGCCCTGCCAGAAGCACAGCGTACTCAAGGCAGTCGCGGGGAAAGAATACCCTTGTTTTATCGAAGCAACGAGAGGCCGGTTTAAGGCTTCAGGAAAGCCTTACTGCATTGAAAATGTTGTCGGTGCGCCTCTGGAATTTCCTATTACGTTGTGCGGGTTAAACTTTGGAATTCCCATGCACGGACATCGATTGTTTGAATGCCGGCCTATTATTCTCTCGCCGCCACGGTGTCAGACAAATTTAAAAACTCAGAAGTGTGGCAGGAAGCCAGAGGAAACAAGACTTTTGGCTAGGCCGGCTGGTCACTTCGCAGGATTAGCAATCTATCGGCAAGCGATGGGGGTTCCTTGGATGAGCCAGAGTGAAATAGCTCAATGTATTCCACCGGCATTCACACGCTGGATTGCCGGTCAAATGTTAAATCAATTGAGCAATTGTGATATTTACAATCGTTTATGA
- a CDS encoding CHAT domain-containing protein, with protein sequence MMADKSKLSITQRAITSPTGLSRTKELPFKASEAAAPKQTAPPLPEDLETATEKKLFPPNELYITMKLPQEVAILHIYQNGTDEYSVWGGNVENELQQTKPNKKPDLCLGQLMEKDKLPEDVQVDIRYFSHVNLEIRKWLKTLRRRLGKQLCLVIADHTDFEIPWEMFELSPYESPNEYLGALITTVRWRQIISGDDYVVLEFKADECCGNAVAYVLDTELNGVGPELDILEQLQASIYRSSKHNIKLFQAHLQRNDANCGFVYISCHGTYGSDFRKFTLGSGKDEQQQLKLLALRNCQLNLVKNSQGIVFINACHSGREQAHSSIPHSYRMGFIELFLASGARGVIGTLGTVGDSYAAKFAYDLIQESLRSPNLSVAALLQELRFKMVANFPDKPTNEEWESFIYTFMYVYYGNPMTVLRLTPSGGQLNV encoded by the coding sequence ATGATGGCTGATAAATCAAAGCTTTCAATCACGCAACGGGCAATAACTTCACCAACAGGTTTAAGTCGAACCAAAGAGCTACCCTTTAAAGCTTCAGAGGCAGCAGCACCGAAACAAACTGCACCACCTCTACCAGAGGATTTAGAAACTGCAACAGAAAAAAAACTCTTCCCACCCAATGAGCTTTACATCACGATGAAGCTACCGCAAGAGGTTGCTATTCTGCATATTTATCAGAATGGGACGGATGAATATTCTGTATGGGGTGGTAATGTTGAAAATGAGCTACAACAAACTAAGCCAAATAAAAAGCCCGATCTTTGTTTAGGGCAACTAATGGAAAAAGACAAGCTTCCCGAAGATGTTCAGGTTGATATAAGGTATTTTTCCCATGTAAATCTGGAGATTCGCAAGTGGTTGAAGACGTTGCGACGCAGGTTGGGTAAGCAGCTTTGTCTAGTGATTGCCGATCACACAGATTTTGAAATTCCTTGGGAAATGTTTGAACTATCACCCTACGAGTCGCCGAATGAGTATCTGGGCGCTTTGATTACAACGGTGCGCTGGCGACAAATTATTAGTGGGGATGATTATGTAGTGTTGGAGTTTAAAGCAGATGAGTGCTGTGGTAATGCTGTTGCCTATGTACTTGATACAGAGCTAAATGGAGTGGGACCAGAGCTTGATATTTTAGAGCAATTGCAGGCATCCATATACCGGAGTAGTAAGCATAATATCAAATTATTCCAGGCTCATTTACAGCGGAATGATGCTAATTGTGGTTTTGTTTATATTTCTTGTCATGGAACTTATGGAAGTGATTTTCGGAAATTTACTCTCGGTTCAGGTAAGGATGAACAGCAACAGTTAAAGTTACTGGCTTTACGCAACTGTCAGCTTAATTTGGTTAAAAATTCTCAGGGAATTGTCTTTATTAATGCTTGTCATTCGGGTCGTGAGCAAGCTCATTCTTCTATCCCTCATAGTTATCGCATGGGGTTTATTGAGCTTTTTTTAGCAAGTGGGGCGCGGGGTGTGATTGGTACGCTGGGTACTGTAGGAGATTCCTATGCGGCTAAGTTTGCCTATGACTTGATTCAGGAGTCTTTGCGATCGCCTAACCTTTCAGTAGCAGCACTGCTGCAAGAACTGCGGTTTAAGATGGTTGCCAATTTTCCCGATAAGCCAACTAACGAAGAGTGGGAATCTTTTATTTATACATTTATGTATGTCTACTACGGCAATCCAATGACGGTACTCCGGCTCACCCCATCAGGAGGACAGCTCAATGTCTGA
- a CDS encoding transposase → MAEAASDAVNEREILNAIFYKIHKGCIWSDLPKDLPAWQTVYKYLRCWQRKGFWE, encoded by the coding sequence ATGGCCGAGGCCGCAAGCGATGCGGTCAATGAACGGGAAATTCTCAATGCTATTTTCTACAAAATTCACAAGGGCTGTATCTGGAGTGATCTGCCCAAAGACCTGCCGGCATGGCAAACAGTATATAAATACTTGCGATGCTGGCAACGTAAAGGCTTCTGGGAATAG
- the msrA gene encoding peptide-methionine (S)-S-oxide reductase MsrA, with protein sequence MEQATFAAGCFWGVENTFRQVKGVTSTTAGYTGGHFPNPCYLDVCARITGHAEAVRVDYDPALISYEKLLKVFWNCHDPTQFNRQGPDRGEQYRSVIFYHSPEQEQMARASKQKLQIADNYDKDIVTEIKPAGEFYLAEEYHQQYIEKKRRKS encoded by the coding sequence ATGGAACAAGCAACTTTTGCAGCCGGCTGTTTCTGGGGTGTTGAGAACACTTTTCGTCAAGTCAAGGGTGTCACCTCCACCACAGCCGGTTATACGGGTGGTCATTTTCCGAATCCTTGCTATCTCGATGTCTGTGCCAGGATAACAGGTCACGCCGAAGCAGTTCGGGTAGACTATGACCCGGCCCTGATTAGTTATGAGAAGTTGCTAAAAGTTTTTTGGAATTGCCATGACCCCACCCAGTTCAACCGGCAGGGGCCAGATCGCGGCGAACAATACAGGTCTGTCATCTTCTACCACAGCCCAGAGCAAGAACAAATGGCAAGGGCATCCAAGCAGAAGTTACAAATAGCCGACAACTACGACAAAGATATCGTCACCGAGATCAAGCCGGCTGGTGAATTCTATTTAGCAGAGGAATATCACCAGCAGTATATAGAGAAAAAGCGCAGAAAGTCTTGA
- a CDS encoding AAA family ATPase, whose protein sequence is MDSERNAQTTLVTGKLAIPILPYTLIVGQQQIKLALELAYIAPRIGGVLLSGQRGTGKSTAARAFAQMMYGCLPVTLPINATEDRVVGGWQIDELMKSKAVPQEGLLEQANGRLLYIDEVNLLDDHIVNIILDVTSTGVLVVQREGQSNQKPVSFTLVGTMNPEEGGLRPQLLDRFGLMVSVTAETNEAERTMILQTVLEFDEAVSRLKADEPSAYINEALEKDSKCKTLLEKAQQNFYSVKVPANIVRNCVGLAAGFHAEGNRGDYIIALAARAYAALEGAEQVTNNHVAKVARLALQHRRPEVLHSNQMPWSKEDYKRVTEILSGE, encoded by the coding sequence ATGGACAGTGAAAGAAACGCCCAGACAACCCTAGTGACTGGAAAATTGGCAATTCCGATATTGCCCTACACGCTGATTGTCGGTCAGCAGCAAATTAAGCTGGCACTGGAACTGGCTTACATTGCTCCGCGCATTGGTGGGGTATTGCTCAGTGGGCAACGGGGAACGGGCAAGTCTACCGCAGCACGGGCTTTTGCTCAGATGATGTATGGTTGCCTTCCGGTTACTCTGCCGATTAACGCAACGGAAGACCGGGTGGTGGGGGGCTGGCAGATAGATGAATTGATGAAGAGTAAGGCAGTTCCCCAGGAAGGATTGCTGGAACAAGCGAATGGTAGGTTACTTTATATCGATGAGGTTAACCTGCTCGATGACCATATCGTTAATATCATTCTTGATGTGACCTCGACTGGGGTACTGGTAGTGCAGCGGGAAGGGCAAAGCAACCAAAAGCCTGTTTCCTTTACCCTCGTTGGAACCATGAACCCAGAAGAGGGGGGACTGCGACCGCAGTTGCTTGATCGCTTTGGTTTAATGGTGAGTGTGACGGCTGAAACGAATGAAGCTGAGCGCACGATGATTTTACAAACCGTTTTGGAGTTTGATGAAGCGGTATCTCGGCTCAAAGCAGATGAACCGTCAGCCTATATCAATGAAGCCTTAGAAAAAGATAGCAAATGCAAGACTTTACTAGAGAAAGCGCAGCAGAATTTTTACAGCGTCAAGGTGCCAGCGAACATCGTTAGAAACTGCGTGGGGTTGGCGGCGGGTTTCCATGCAGAAGGGAATCGGGGTGACTACATTATCGCGTTGGCGGCTCGTGCCTACGCTGCGCTTGAGGGGGCGGAACAGGTAACAAACAACCATGTGGCAAAAGTAGCTCGATTGGCACTTCAGCATCGTCGCCCTGAAGTCCTCCATAGCAACCAGATGCCGTGGAGTAAAGAGGATTATAAGCGCGTGACCGAGATTTTGAGCGGTGAGTGA